A window of Candidatus Caccoplasma merdavium contains these coding sequences:
- a CDS encoding family 43 glycosylhydrolase: MKRPAKKLLPAALALLAPAWLEAQNPIVQTCYTSDPAPMVHDGTLYLYTGHDEERADFFWMQEWRVYSTEDMVNWTDHGSPLAIESFAWADDRAWASQCIERNGKFYWYVCLHSKLTNAMAIGVAVGDSPTGPFKDALGKPLCDGSWDYIDPTVFIDDDGRAFLYWGNPHLYLAELNEDMVSFKGDVQRVEQTVESFGAPNPEKRTKEVKYPDTYTEGPWLCKRGDNYYLLYAAGGVPEHIAYSMSPSPTGPWRYMGEVMPLQETGAFTNHVGVADYKGNSYLFYHTGKLPGGGGFGRSVAVERFEYNADGTFPLIYATNEGVDPVGTLNPYKRTEAETMAFSRGVKSEPNATTGIYIADIHDGDYLKVRAVDFGHNSPKKFHVAAASARRGGIIEVRLDSIGGTVVARVDVPSTGGWEQWKRLKSDASGNVSGVHDLYFVFKGRKGCKLFNLDWWKFSR; the protein is encoded by the coding sequence ATGAAACGCCCAGCGAAAAAACTCCTTCCGGCCGCACTGGCCCTGCTTGCCCCGGCATGGCTGGAAGCCCAAAACCCCATCGTGCAAACCTGTTACACCTCCGACCCGGCACCGATGGTGCACGACGGCACCCTCTACCTCTACACGGGTCACGACGAAGAGCGTGCCGACTTTTTCTGGATGCAGGAGTGGCGCGTCTATTCGACCGAGGACATGGTCAACTGGACCGACCACGGCTCCCCGCTGGCCATCGAATCGTTTGCCTGGGCCGATGACCGGGCCTGGGCCTCGCAGTGCATCGAACGCAACGGCAAGTTCTACTGGTATGTGTGCCTGCACTCGAAACTCACTAACGCCATGGCCATCGGCGTGGCCGTGGGCGATTCGCCCACGGGACCCTTCAAAGACGCCCTCGGGAAACCCCTCTGCGACGGCAGTTGGGACTACATCGACCCCACCGTCTTCATCGACGACGACGGCAGGGCCTTCCTCTACTGGGGTAATCCCCACCTCTACCTGGCCGAGCTCAACGAAGACATGGTGTCGTTCAAAGGCGACGTGCAACGGGTGGAACAGACCGTCGAGAGTTTCGGTGCCCCCAATCCCGAGAAACGGACAAAAGAGGTAAAATATCCCGACACCTATACCGAAGGCCCCTGGCTCTGCAAACGCGGCGACAATTACTACCTGCTCTATGCCGCCGGCGGGGTACCCGAACACATCGCCTACTCGATGAGCCCGAGCCCCACGGGGCCGTGGCGATACATGGGCGAAGTCATGCCCCTGCAAGAGACCGGCGCCTTTACCAACCATGTGGGGGTGGCCGACTACAAAGGAAATTCCTACCTCTTCTATCACACCGGCAAGTTGCCGGGCGGCGGGGGCTTCGGCCGCTCGGTCGCCGTGGAGCGGTTTGAGTACAACGCCGACGGGACCTTTCCCCTCATCTACGCCACCAATGAAGGGGTAGACCCGGTAGGCACCCTCAACCCCTACAAGCGCACCGAGGCCGAAACGATGGCATTCTCGCGCGGGGTGAAATCGGAACCCAACGCCACGACAGGAATCTACATTGCCGACATACACGACGGCGACTACCTCAAAGTGCGTGCCGTCGACTTCGGCCACAACAGTCCGAAGAAATTCCATGTCGCCGCCGCAAGCGCACGGCGCGGCGGGATCATCGAAGTGCGACTCGACAGCATCGGCGGGACGGTCGTCGCCCGGGTCGACGTGCCATCAACCGGAGGCTGGGAACAATGGAAGCGGTTGAAAAGCGACGCGAGCGGCAACGTATCGGGCGTCCACGACCTCTATTTTGTCTTCAAGGGCCGGAAAGGGTGCAAACTCTTCAACCTCGACTGGTGGAAATTCTCCCGCTAA
- a CDS encoding DUF1573 domain-containing protein, with amino-acid sequence MTRKSILIVGLLLIALLPMQAARKLTKISFDKVTHDFGTLYEKDGNATCTFRFVNEGKIPLVILRAQASCGCTVPSYPEHPIAPGDTAEMTVEYRTRHRPGEFTKYIFVYSNTKPDRTTLQIKGVVIPDNGNNGVEPSTRDYQPGELRTRTVTK; translated from the coding sequence ATGACCCGCAAATCGATTCTCATCGTCGGGCTGCTCCTCATCGCCCTGCTGCCGATGCAGGCCGCCCGCAAACTGACGAAAATATCGTTCGACAAAGTAACCCACGACTTCGGCACCCTCTACGAGAAAGACGGCAACGCCACCTGCACTTTCCGCTTCGTCAACGAAGGGAAAATCCCGCTCGTGATACTCCGCGCGCAAGCCTCGTGCGGCTGCACGGTACCATCCTATCCCGAACACCCCATCGCCCCCGGCGACACGGCCGAGATGACCGTCGAATACCGCACCCGCCACCGTCCGGGAGAGTTTACCAAGTACATCTTTGTCTACTCCAACACCAAGCCCGACCGCACCACCCTGCAAATAAAAGGCGTGGTGATTCCCGACAACGGCAACAACGGCGTCGAGCCCTCGACCCGCGACTACCAACCGGGCGAGCTGCGCACCCGCACCGTCACGAAATAA
- the meaB gene encoding methylmalonyl Co-A mutase-associated GTPase MeaB produces MKHIENNREYAGLSVNQGISQPPSINPYLAQKLQHRRREYTAAEYIEGIRQGNITVLSQAVTLVESQLPEHQAIAQEVITGCLPYAGQSVRIGITGVPGSGKSTSIDAFGLHVLSRGSKLAVLAIDPSSERSKGSILGDKTRMERLSQEKNAFIRPSPSAGSLGGVARKTRETIILCEAAGFDTIFVETVGVGQSETAVHSMVDFFLLIQLAGTGDELQGIKRGIMEMADGIVINKADGNNIEKAQLAQAHFRNALHLFPPTPSGWEPQVLTYSGYYGIGIDEVWKMIDDYVAFVKENGYFDRRRREQSRYWLTETIDEQLRAHFYQNPAIASQLAEKERRVLVGEESPFTAAQEILDNYFAR; encoded by the coding sequence ATGAAACATATCGAGAACAACCGCGAATATGCCGGACTTTCGGTGAACCAAGGCATCAGCCAACCGCCGTCGATAAACCCCTACCTGGCACAGAAACTGCAACACCGCCGCCGCGAATACACCGCCGCCGAATACATCGAAGGGATACGCCAAGGCAACATCACCGTGCTGAGCCAGGCCGTCACGCTGGTCGAGAGCCAACTGCCCGAGCACCAGGCCATCGCGCAGGAGGTCATCACCGGCTGTCTGCCCTACGCCGGGCAATCGGTGCGCATCGGCATCACCGGCGTGCCGGGCTCGGGAAAGAGCACGTCGATCGACGCCTTCGGGCTGCATGTGCTGAGCCGGGGCAGCAAACTGGCCGTGCTGGCCATCGACCCCAGCAGCGAACGGTCGAAAGGGAGCATTCTCGGCGACAAGACCCGCATGGAACGCCTTTCGCAGGAGAAAAACGCCTTCATACGTCCCTCGCCGTCGGCCGGCTCGCTGGGCGGCGTGGCCCGTAAGACCCGCGAGACCATTATCCTGTGCGAAGCCGCCGGCTTCGACACCATCTTCGTCGAGACCGTGGGCGTGGGACAGTCCGAGACCGCCGTACACTCGATGGTCGACTTCTTCCTCCTTATCCAGCTGGCCGGCACGGGCGACGAACTGCAAGGCATCAAACGGGGCATCATGGAGATGGCCGACGGCATCGTCATCAACAAGGCCGACGGCAACAACATCGAGAAAGCCCAACTGGCACAGGCGCACTTCCGCAACGCCCTGCACCTCTTCCCGCCCACCCCGTCGGGCTGGGAACCGCAGGTGCTCACCTACTCGGGCTATTACGGGATAGGCATCGACGAGGTGTGGAAAATGATCGACGACTATGTGGCCTTTGTCAAAGAAAACGGCTACTTCGACCGCCGCCGCCGCGAACAGTCGCGCTACTGGCTCACCGAGACCATCGACGAACAACTGCGGGCCCACTTCTACCAGAATCCCGCCATCGCCAGCCAACTGGCCGAGAAAGAACGTCGCGTGCTCGTGGGCGAAGAGAGCCCCTTCACCGCCGCCCAAGAAATTCTCGACAACTACTTCGCGCGATAG
- a CDS encoding glycoside hydrolase family 97 protein: MKKLTLMLLAICCASLLCAGELSLSSPDRRLTVIVSDSGGHASYRILYDGITFLDPSPLGFITDAGDFTRDLRLGKATGVQVIDETYSLKNIKKSQVRHLAHTVDIPFEQNGKRAFVVTFSVGNNDVAFRYTLCRTGETLCSVVRQEATGFRLPAGSTTFLCPQSPAMGGFARTTPSYETPYTPDDTPGKNGLGEGYTFPGLFRIADRGWVLISETGVDSRYCAGRLLGHADGLYTIGFPQEKEFNGNGSSSPGITLPGQTPWRTLTVGRTLAPVVETTVAFDLVEPLYEPSKEYADEYGCGTWSWIIAGDGSMNYAEQKRYIDFCAEMGYRTVLVDAWWDTRIGYEGIEELAAYARTKGVGLYLWYNSNGYWNDAPQGPRGKMHNLIRRRREMKWLQQTGIKGIKVDFFGSDKQAALQLYEEILADANDYGLLVIFHGCTLPRGWERMYPNYAASEAVLASENMNFTQSSCDAEAFNACLHPFLRNTVGSMDFGGSTLNRYYNAGNRPGGSRRVTSEVFALATAILFQSPVQHFALAPNNLTDAPAWAIDFMKGVPTTWDDTRFLDGYPGKYILLARRHGDTWYVVGVNAQKETVRLTLDLSLFEAGETVTVYDDNSRLEGRVRTARIGKRQQMSVTIPTNGGVVIHN, translated from the coding sequence ATGAAAAAACTGACATTGATGCTGCTGGCAATATGTTGCGCCTCCCTCCTGTGTGCCGGGGAACTGAGCCTGTCGAGCCCCGACCGACGGCTCACGGTCATCGTCTCCGACAGCGGCGGCCATGCCTCCTACCGCATATTATACGACGGTATCACCTTCCTCGACCCCTCTCCCCTCGGCTTCATAACCGACGCGGGCGACTTCACCCGGGACCTGCGGCTGGGCAAAGCGACCGGAGTGCAGGTCATCGACGAGACTTACAGCCTCAAAAACATCAAGAAAAGCCAAGTACGCCACCTCGCCCACACGGTCGACATACCGTTTGAACAGAACGGCAAGAGAGCCTTCGTGGTAACGTTCAGCGTGGGCAACAACGATGTGGCGTTCCGCTACACCCTCTGCCGCACCGGCGAAACGCTGTGCAGCGTGGTGCGGCAGGAGGCCACGGGGTTCAGGCTCCCCGCCGGAAGCACGACGTTCCTCTGCCCGCAAAGCCCGGCCATGGGCGGATTCGCCCGCACGACCCCGAGCTACGAGACCCCCTACACCCCCGACGACACACCGGGCAAGAACGGACTGGGCGAAGGGTACACCTTTCCCGGTCTCTTCCGCATCGCCGACCGGGGGTGGGTGCTGATTTCGGAGACGGGCGTCGACAGCCGCTACTGCGCCGGCCGGCTCCTGGGACATGCCGACGGGCTCTATACCATCGGTTTCCCGCAAGAGAAGGAGTTCAACGGCAACGGCTCGTCCTCACCGGGCATCACCCTGCCGGGACAAACGCCGTGGCGCACCCTCACCGTGGGACGCACCCTCGCGCCGGTGGTCGAGACGACGGTGGCCTTCGACCTCGTCGAGCCGCTCTATGAGCCCTCGAAAGAGTATGCCGACGAGTATGGCTGCGGCACATGGAGCTGGATTATCGCCGGCGACGGCAGCATGAACTACGCCGAACAGAAACGCTACATCGACTTCTGTGCCGAGATGGGCTACCGCACGGTACTCGTCGATGCCTGGTGGGACACCCGCATCGGCTACGAGGGTATCGAGGAGCTGGCCGCCTACGCCCGCACCAAGGGGGTGGGTCTCTACCTGTGGTACAACTCCAACGGCTACTGGAACGATGCCCCGCAGGGGCCGCGCGGCAAGATGCACAACCTCATCAGACGCCGCCGGGAGATGAAATGGCTGCAACAGACCGGCATCAAGGGCATCAAGGTCGACTTCTTCGGGAGCGACAAGCAGGCCGCCCTGCAACTCTACGAGGAGATTCTGGCCGACGCCAACGACTACGGCCTGCTGGTCATCTTCCACGGCTGCACCCTGCCCCGCGGCTGGGAACGCATGTATCCCAACTATGCCGCCAGCGAGGCGGTACTGGCCAGCGAGAACATGAACTTCACGCAAAGCAGTTGCGACGCCGAAGCCTTCAACGCCTGCCTCCACCCCTTCCTGCGCAACACGGTGGGAAGCATGGATTTCGGCGGCAGCACGCTCAACCGCTACTACAACGCCGGGAACCGTCCGGGCGGCAGCCGGCGGGTCACCTCCGAGGTCTTCGCACTGGCCACGGCCATACTGTTCCAGAGCCCCGTACAGCATTTTGCCCTGGCACCCAACAACCTCACCGACGCCCCGGCCTGGGCCATCGACTTCATGAAGGGGGTGCCCACGACCTGGGACGACACCCGCTTCCTCGACGGCTACCCGGGAAAATACATACTCCTGGCGCGCCGCCACGGCGACACCTGGTATGTCGTGGGGGTGAATGCCCAGAAAGAGACGGTGCGCCTCACCCTCGACCTGTCCCTGTTCGAGGCCGGCGAGACGGTCACCGTCTATGACGACAACAGCCGGCTCGAAGGGCGGGTGCGCACCGCCCGAATAGGGAAAAGGCAACAGATGTCGGTCACCATTCCCACCAACGGCGGAGTGGTCATTCACAACTAA